CCTTAAATTTTCACAGATCCTTTTCCTTTAAATACCTCTCGTAGTCTTCCTTGTCAACTTTAACCTCCCGGCCACAGTGGGAACATCTAAAAATCACGTGATTCTCATCTTCCCCGACCTTTTCCTTCAGTGGCCTTCCGCAGTAGCAGACGAAACCCTTTAACCTCGCCGGGTTTCCGAAGACAAGCCCAAAGGGTGGAACGTCCCTGGTTACAACAGCCCCTGCTCCGACCATGGCATATTCACCAATCGTTACCCCGCAGACTATCGTCGCATGGGCCCCTATTGAGGCGCCTTTTTTAACCAGAGTCGGAACCACTTCCCATTCCTCGTTAAATGCTCTTGGATAGAGGTCGTTCGTGAAGGTCATGTGCGGGCCGAGAAAAACGTCATCCTCAACCTTAACACCGTGATAAACGCTCACCCCGTTCTGAATCTTCACGTTGTTGCCGATCTCAACATCAACGTCTATGTAAACGTCCTTGCCGATGTTGCAGTTCTTTCCTATCCTCGCCCCCTTTCTTACGTGGGCGAAGTGCCAAATCCTCGTCCCCTCCCCTATTTCGGCACCTTCCTCCACGACCGCAAGGGGATGAACGAAATACTTTTTAGGTTCCTCGGCCATTGGTAACACCGATACCAATAGAATTCCCTAGGATATAAACGTTACTCAGGGTGGAACCATGGAACCATTCGTCACAGTCATCATTCCGGCTTACAATGAGGAGAAGTACATCAGAAAGTGTCTGGAAGAGTGGGTCAATCAGGAATACCCCAGGGACAGGTATGAAATACTCGTTTACGACGGCATGAGCACCGATGGGACCGCAAAGATAGTTAAAGAGTTCGAGAGAAACTACCCGGCCTTGGTGTCTTACCGGATTAATCCAAAGAGGAGACAGGTTTACGCTTTTAACATGGGGATCGAAGAGGGCCGGGGAGAACTGTTCG
The window above is part of the Thermococcus sp. P6 genome. Proteins encoded here:
- a CDS encoding acyltransferase encodes the protein MAEEPKKYFVHPLAVVEEGAEIGEGTRIWHFAHVRKGARIGKNCNIGKDVYIDVDVEIGNNVKIQNGVSVYHGVKVEDDVFLGPHMTFTNDLYPRAFNEEWEVVPTLVKKGASIGAHATIVCGVTIGEYAMVGAGAVVTRDVPPFGLVFGNPARLKGFVCYCGRPLKEKVGEDENHVIFRCSHCGREVKVDKEDYERYLKEKDL